In one window of Candidatus Sulfuricurvum sp. RIFRC-1 DNA:
- a CDS encoding GDP-L-fucose synthase produces the protein MDKNSKIYVAGHRGLVGSAIIKNLHFKGYSNIMTRTHSELDLTSQQAVADFFLAEKPEYVFLAAAKVGGIVANNTYRGEFIYENVMIQNNIIHQSFLNGVKKLMFLGSTCIYPKNAPQPMPEHCLLTDTLEYTNEPYAIAKIAGIKMCESYNLQYGTNYISVMPTNLYGPNDNFDLEKSHVLPAMIRKIHLAKLLSENNTQAVLDDLKMDDIETALGYLKGFGVSGERVEIWGSGKPMREFLWSEDMADACVFLMENRDFKDTFSTTNEIRNTHINIGTGIDISIHDLAHLIREIVGFSGELYFNVDKPDGTMKKLTNVSKLHALGWKHTVELKSGIEMIYNWYKEVH, from the coding sequence ATGGATAAAAATAGCAAAATTTATGTAGCCGGTCACCGTGGACTTGTCGGCAGTGCCATCATCAAAAACCTTCACTTCAAAGGGTACAGCAATATCATGACCCGTACCCATAGTGAACTTGACTTAACAAGTCAGCAAGCTGTTGCTGACTTCTTTTTAGCCGAAAAACCGGAATACGTCTTTTTGGCTGCAGCCAAAGTAGGCGGGATCGTAGCCAATAACACTTACCGGGGTGAGTTTATTTATGAAAACGTGATGATCCAGAACAACATCATCCATCAGAGCTTTCTCAACGGTGTCAAAAAACTGATGTTTTTGGGAAGTACCTGCATCTACCCGAAAAATGCCCCTCAGCCGATGCCGGAGCATTGTCTCCTCACAGATACATTGGAATATACCAACGAACCTTACGCGATTGCCAAAATCGCCGGTATTAAAATGTGTGAGAGCTATAATCTACAGTACGGCACCAACTATATCAGTGTTATGCCGACCAATCTCTATGGACCTAACGATAACTTCGATTTGGAAAAATCGCACGTCCTCCCTGCCATGATTCGTAAAATCCATTTGGCCAAACTCCTGAGTGAAAATAATACTCAAGCAGTATTGGATGATTTAAAAATGGATGACATTGAAACCGCATTGGGGTATCTCAAAGGTTTCGGTGTGAGCGGTGAACGGGTAGAAATTTGGGGGAGCGGTAAACCGATGCGTGAATTTCTCTGGTCCGAGGACATGGCAGATGCCTGTGTATTTCTAATGGAAAATCGTGATTTCAAAGACACTTTTAGCACGACAAACGAAATCCGTAATACTCACATAAACATCGGAACCGGAATCGATATCAGCATCCATGACCTAGCACATCTGATACGTGAAATCGTTGGATTTAGCGGTGAGCTTTATTTCAATGTCGATAAACCTGACGGAACGATGAAAAAGCTTACAAATGTTTCTAAGCTACATGCCCTCGGTTGGAAACATACGGTAGAGTTAAAAAGTGGAATAGAAATGATATACAATTGGTATAAGGAAGTACATTGA
- the gmd gene encoding GDP-mannose 4,6-dehydratase, producing the protein MLEQKVALITGITGQDGSYLAEFLLKKGYIVHGIKRRTSLFNTDRIDHLYQDPHVDNRNLFLHYGDMTDSMNLTRIIQEVQPDEIYNLAAMSHVAVSFETPEYVANADGTGTLRILEAVKLLGLAHKTKIYQASTSELYGKVQETPQSETTPFYPRSPYAVAKMYAYWITVNYREAYGMFACNGILFNHESPVRGETFVTRKITRAASKIALGLQDKLYLGNLDAKRDWGHAKDYVRMMWMILQAEQPEDWVIATGQTTTVRDFVRMAFTYAGITLEFRGEGVDEKGYVIFCSNSEYQVDIGREVVAVDPRYFRPTEVDLLLGDPTKAEQKLGWTREYRLQELVDDMMKSDLKLMTKDVYLQEGGYKTMSYYE; encoded by the coding sequence ATGTTGGAACAGAAAGTTGCACTTATAACCGGTATCACAGGACAGGATGGGAGCTATCTCGCCGAATTTCTCCTCAAAAAAGGGTACATTGTCCACGGGATTAAGCGACGGACTTCTCTTTTTAACACCGATCGTATCGATCATCTGTACCAAGACCCCCATGTTGATAACCGCAACCTCTTTTTACATTATGGGGATATGACTGATTCGATGAACCTTACCCGTATTATCCAAGAGGTACAACCGGATGAGATCTATAACCTCGCCGCGATGAGCCATGTTGCCGTCTCATTTGAAACACCTGAGTATGTAGCCAATGCCGATGGGACAGGAACACTTCGTATTCTCGAAGCCGTAAAACTTTTGGGACTTGCCCACAAAACGAAAATCTATCAGGCTTCCACCAGCGAACTATACGGTAAAGTCCAAGAGACTCCTCAATCTGAAACCACACCGTTTTATCCGCGTTCTCCGTATGCAGTGGCTAAAATGTATGCTTACTGGATCACCGTCAACTACCGTGAAGCCTATGGGATGTTTGCGTGTAACGGAATCCTTTTCAACCACGAAAGCCCTGTACGCGGTGAAACGTTTGTTACCCGTAAAATCACCCGTGCGGCTTCTAAAATCGCCCTTGGATTACAAGATAAACTCTACCTCGGTAACCTCGATGCCAAACGTGACTGGGGTCATGCAAAAGACTATGTACGGATGATGTGGATGATCCTCCAAGCCGAACAGCCAGAAGACTGGGTTATTGCAACAGGACAAACCACTACAGTACGTGACTTTGTCCGTATGGCATTTACCTATGCCGGAATTACGTTAGAGTTCCGTGGAGAAGGCGTCGATGAAAAAGGATACGTCATATTCTGCAGTAATTCTGAGTATCAAGTCGACATCGGCCGTGAAGTCGTTGCCGTCGATCCTCGCTACTTCCGTCCGACTGAAGTTGATCTCTTGTTAGGTGATCCGACCAAAGCAGAACAAAAACTGGGTTGGACTAGAGAATACCGACTCCAAGAGCTAGTTGACGATATGATGAAATCGGACCTCAAGCTAATGACAAAAGATGTCTATCTCCAAGAGGGCGGCTATAAAACAATGAGCTATTACGAGTAA
- a CDS encoding GDP-mannose mannosyl hydrolase — MISDNKFKMVVENAPLISIDFIIKNTQGNFLLGKRVNKPARGFWFTLGGRIFKNETLDEAIKRLSKKEFNLETTQEMLVFHGVYEHFYDDSFFEDTISTHYVVLVYRLKINHELTLPQKEHTEYRYFSKEELLENSNVHAYVKNYFKGSL, encoded by the coding sequence ATGATTTCAGACAATAAGTTTAAAATGGTCGTGGAAAATGCTCCCCTTATCTCGATTGATTTTATCATCAAAAACACGCAAGGCAATTTTTTACTCGGTAAGCGAGTTAACAAACCGGCACGAGGCTTTTGGTTTACTCTGGGTGGTCGGATCTTTAAAAATGAGACCTTGGATGAGGCGATCAAACGCCTCTCAAAAAAAGAGTTTAATCTTGAAACAACACAAGAGATGTTAGTATTTCACGGAGTATATGAGCATTTTTATGATGACAGCTTTTTTGAGGATACCATCAGTACCCATTATGTAGTATTGGTGTACCGTTTAAAAATCAATCATGAGCTCACATTGCCCCAAAAGGAGCATACTGAATATCGCTATTTTTCAAAAGAGGAACTTTTGGAGAATAGCAATGTTCACGCGTATGTAAAAAACTATTTCAAAGGATCACTCTAA
- the galE gene encoding UDP-glucose 4-epimerase GalE has protein sequence MSKRGRIFVAGGAGYIGTHTCVELLNEGYEVVVYDNFSNSSAEALKRVETITGKVITLIVGDIRDEGAMREAMAGCDVVIHFAGLKAVGESVAKPLDYYDNNVHGTLCLLRAMDTNNMKTLVFSSSATVYGDPEYLPLNESHPLRTTNPYGRTKLVIEEILRDLYTSDPTWKIMILRYFNPVGAHKSGLIGEDPQGIPNNLMPFVAQTAVGRREKLRVFGADYSTHDGTGVRDYIHVVDLAQGHLKALQALNTPQCTALNLGTGIGYSVMDVVKAFEKASERRVPYTIAPRREGDIAVCYADSLFSNSLLGWRASRTLEDMCRDTWHFQSKNPNGYL, from the coding sequence AATGAGGGATATGAGGTAGTCGTCTATGATAACTTCTCCAACAGCAGCGCCGAAGCACTCAAGCGTGTTGAGACCATTACGGGTAAAGTAATCACATTGATTGTTGGAGATATACGGGATGAGGGAGCGATGCGTGAGGCGATGGCCGGCTGTGATGTGGTGATACATTTTGCAGGGCTAAAAGCGGTGGGGGAATCGGTTGCTAAACCGCTCGATTATTATGATAACAACGTTCATGGGACATTGTGCTTATTACGTGCCATGGATACGAATAACATGAAAACACTTGTATTCAGCTCATCGGCTACGGTCTACGGCGATCCGGAGTATCTTCCCCTAAACGAATCACATCCTTTACGAACCACCAACCCCTACGGTCGAACTAAACTCGTTATCGAAGAGATTTTACGTGATCTGTACACCTCTGATCCCACATGGAAGATTATGATTTTACGCTATTTTAACCCAGTAGGGGCACATAAGAGCGGACTGATAGGCGAAGATCCACAGGGGATTCCGAATAATTTGATGCCGTTTGTCGCTCAGACAGCGGTTGGGCGAAGAGAGAAGTTGCGTGTGTTCGGTGCCGACTACTCGACCCATGATGGGACGGGGGTACGTGATTACATCCATGTCGTTGATCTGGCTCAGGGGCATCTTAAAGCGCTCCAGGCATTAAATACCCCCCAATGCACCGCACTTAATCTCGGGACAGGAATAGGATACAGTGTTATGGATGTGGTGAAGGCGTTTGAGAAAGCATCGGAACGCCGTGTTCCTTATACGATCGCCCCTCGTCGGGAGGGTGATATCGCCGTATGCTATGCCGATTCTCTCTTCTCTAACTCTCTTCTAGGATGGAGAGCCTCTCGGACGTTAGAGGATATGTGCCGTGATACATGGCATTTCCAATCCAAAAATCCGAATGGATATCTGTAA